The Thermoleophilaceae bacterium DNA segment GCTCGCGCGGGCCCAGCCGGGTTGTGTGCGACGGCGGCCGCAAGGCCACGGCCGAGCGCATCCGCGAGGTCTTCAAGGGCAGCTCGCGGCGTACGCGCCGGCTGCGCGACAAGCGGCTCGCGATCAACCGCCGCTGCCGCCACAAGACGATCCAGTCCGCGGTGAACGCAGCCGACAGCGGCGACCGCATCCTGATCATGCCCGGCACCTACCGCGAGGCGCCGAGCCGCGAGGAGCCCGAGCCAGATCCGGCCTGCAACGAGCTCTACGTCGAGTCCGAGAACGGCACGCGTGTGGCGTCGTACGAGTACCAGCGGGCGTGTCCCAACGCGCAGAACCTGATCGCGGTCATCGGGGACGGCCCCGACGCGGACCGCGCCTGCGACGACAGGTGCAGCCTGCAGATCGAGGGCCTGGGCCTGGAGCCGGCCGACGTCTTCATCGAGGGCGAGCGCGCCAAGCTCAACGTCATCCGCGCCGACCGTGCCGACGGGATCTACCTCAAGAACTTCGAGGTCGAGAAGTCCGACTTCAACAACATCTACGTCCTCGAGACCAACGGCTTCCGGATCGACGAGGTGGTGTCGCACGACTCCCGCGAATACGGCGTGCTCTCGTTCGCCTCGGACAACGGCCTCTACGAGAACATCGAGGCCTACCGCAACGGCGACTCGGGGATCTATCCGGGCTCCGGGCCCGAGGGCCATTGCGAGCGCTACGGCATCGAGATCCGCAACTCCGACTCCCACGACAACGCCATCGGCTACTCGGGCACCGCGGGCAACGGCGTCTGGGCCCACGACAACAAGTTCCACCACAACAGCGCCGGAATCACCACGGACTCGTTCGCCTCCGGGCACCCGGGCATGCCCCAGGACTGCGCCAAGTGGGAGAACAACGAGATCTACTCGAACAACAAGGACCTCTACAACGCGGAGATGGACGCGTACTGCAAGCGGCCCGTGGAGGAGCGCGACGACCCGGAGAAGGTCTGCCCGACCTTTCAGACGCCGGTGGGCACGGGCATCCTCATCGCGGGCGGCA contains these protein-coding regions:
- a CDS encoding right-handed parallel beta-helix repeat-containing protein, translating into MRRLIPGLALLVAMALPAIASGHAERPSYFPNFNTETQEFEPITGEVPTYRSRGPSRVVCDGGRKATAERIREVFKGSSRRTRRLRDKRLAINRRCRHKTIQSAVNAADSGDRILIMPGTYREAPSREEPEPDPACNELYVESENGTRVASYEYQRACPNAQNLIAVIGDGPDADRACDDRCSLQIEGLGLEPADVFIEGERAKLNVIRADRADGIYLKNFEVEKSDFNNIYVLETNGFRIDEVVSHDSREYGVLSFASDNGLYENIEAYRNGDSGIYPGSGPEGHCERYGIEIRNSDSHDNAIGYSGTAGNGVWAHDNKFHHNSAGITTDSFASGHPGMPQDCAKWENNEIYSNNKDLYNAEMDAYCKRPVEERDDPEKVCPTFQTPVGTGILIAGGNGNIARGNHIYDNWRNGIMLLYVPALLRGSDSTGQSENDSGNQFDTSHGNSFADNRMGTRPDGTRDPNGLDFWWDEEGAGNCWGANEGAGGGEIESDPASLPACPEGSAFSTGNPVKSASQATCATWNPVDNTDPPGCDWFTQPPEPE